The Halorhodospira halophila SL1 genomic sequence GAGGCGTACCTGAACGCCCTGCAGGAGGCGGGCTTCGAGGCGGTTCACCTGGCGCAGATGCGCCGCACCGAGCACGGCCTCCGCCGGCTATCCCTGCGGGGCCGACCGCAGCTCAGGGACGAGCCACCCGCCGCACCGCCCGAGACGACACTGCGTGAGCAACTCGGCGACCTCAGCCGAGAGCTCGAGGCCCACGGGCTGGTCCTCGAAGACCTGCACCGGCAAGAGGGCGACGACGACGAGGTGGTCGCCCGGCTGCACATCGCCGGCGAGTACGCCGCGCTGCGGGAGTGGCTGGCCGCGGAGGCCGAGTCGTCCCGCCGGCGCGGCGTGCACCGCCTGCACCTGCACGCCGCCGAGCCGCCCCGGCTCGAGGCGGAGGTGACCATCGCCCTGCACCCACCCGAGGTCCAGCCATGAGCGGTCGACTGCGATCCGGAGCGGCCGCGTTGCTATTGATCGCTCTGCCTGTCTTCGCGGCCCCACCTGATCCGTTTCAGGGTCGGGTGGACGAGGAGGGCGCAACCCGGCCGGAGCCCGCCCTGCGCACCCTGCCCCTGGTCCACGCCGAGGCTGCGCAGCTCGCGGAACTCCTGCGCGACGAGACCGGCGTGCTCTCAGAGAGCGGCCACGCCAGCGTCGATGAACGCACCAACACGCTGATCCTCCAGGACACGCCGGCCCGCCTGGAAGAGGCCGAACAGCTCGTCCGCGAACTCGATCGGGCCAACCGTCAGGTCATGATTGAGGCGCGCATCGTGTTGGCCTCGGGGGAGTACTCCCGGGAGTTGGGCAGCCGACTGGGGCTATCCAGCGAACGGGGCGACGGCCACTTCGCCTTCGACAGCCTGCCCGGGAGCAACGACGCGGCTGTGGGCGACGGGCTTCTTGCCGAGCTGCCGCCGGTGGGCGAAGGCGCGCGGCTGAGCGTCTCAGTTGGCGAGGTGGGCGAGCGGCTGCTACAGCTCGAACTCTCGGCGATGGAGGCCGAGGGACACGGGCGCGTGGTCTCCAGCCCGCGGGTCCTGACCACCGAGCGCCAGGCCGCCCGCATCGAGCAGGGCGTCCAGATCCCCTACCAGGAGACCGCCGAGTCCGGTGCCACGGCGGTCGCCTTCCAGGACGCTGCCCTGTCCCTGACCGCCACCCCGCAGGTGACCGAGGACGACGCAGTCTCCCTGGCCCTGCGCGTCACCAAGGACGCCGTCGGCCAGATCTACGAGGGGGTTCCCAGCATCGACACCCAGGCCGTGACCACGCACCTTCGAGTCCAGGCCGGTGAGACCATCGTCCTCGGCGGAGTCCGCGAACACGAACAGCGCAAGCAGCGCCAGAGGGTCCCGTGGCTCGGAGAACTGCCTCTCATTGGCTGGCTGTTCCGCCAGCGCATGTCCGAGCAGAGCCACCATGAGCTGCTGGTCTTCGTCACCCCGCGCCTGGTCGAGGACGGCCCGTCCTCATCGACGGCCGTTGACGACGCCGCCCCCCGCCCCCACATTGACTCACCCAGCCGAACAACCGAGGACGATTGGTGAGCCTGCACACCACCCCGCCACGCCCCTGCGCCGTGACCGAGACCGCCAGCCGCGGCCGCCGGCACGAGGAGCCCCACCCCGGGCATCGCAGCGAGTTCCAGCGCGACCGCGACCGCATCATCCACTGCGGCGCCTTCCGGCGCCTGGAGTACAAGACCCAGGTCTTCGTCAACCACGTCGGCGACCTCTACCGCACCCGGCTGACCCACACCCTAGAGGTGGGCCAGATCGCCCGCACCAGCGCCCAGGCCCTGGGTTTGAACATCGATCTGGTCGAGGCCATCGCCCTGGCCCACGATCTCGGTCACACCCCCTTCGGCCACGCCGGCCAGGACGCGCTGGCCGGGCGCATGGAGGGGCTCGGCGGGTTCGAGCACAATATCCAGTCCCTGCGCGTCGTCGACGACCTGGAGAAGCGCTACGCCACCTTCGACGGGCTGAATCTGACCTTCGAGACCCGCGAGGGGCTGCTCAAACGCTGCACGGTCGAGCGCGCCCAGCAACTCGGGCCCGTCGCCGAGCGCTTCGTCCACGGCGGTCAGCCAACCCTGGAGGCGCAGCTGGTCAATGTCTGCGACGGCATCGCCTACAACAGCCACGATGTCGACGACGGCCTGCGCTCCGGGCTGATCAGCGTCCCAGAGTGCCGCGAGACGACCCTGCTCGGCCCCCTGTTCGCCGAGGTCGAGACCGCTTACCCCAACCTGGACGAGCGCCGCACCATCTATGAGGTGGTCCGGCGCATGATCAACGTGCAGGTCGAGGACCTGATCCGCGAATCCGCCGCGCGCATCGACGCCGCCGCACCTGCCGACGTGGAGGCGGTGCGCCGACACCCGGGACCGCTGATCGGGTTCAGCGAGGATATGGCCCGGCGGCACCAGGACCTGAAGGATTTTCTTTTCCAGCGCCTCTATCGCCACTTCCGGGTGGCGCGGATGGTGCGCAAGAGCCACGCGGTGGTTCAGGGGCTGTTCGACGCCCTCCTCGACGAGCCACAGCTGATGCCGGACCAGCCCCGCGACGCAGCCCATCGCGGAGAGGCCCGCCACGGCCTGCCCGGACGGGCCCGTGCCGTGGCCGATTACATCGCCGGCATGACCGACCGGTTCGCCATCGAAGAGTATCGCCGGCTGTTCCGCCCCGAGGAGCTGACCTAGACCGCCTCGACCAGGGTGTCGGTCAGCGCCTCCGGGGCAAACTCGCCGGTGACCACGGCATCGCCGACACTGCGCAGGAGCACCAGGCGCAACTGGCCACCCCGGTTCTTCTTGTCGACACTCATCAGCTCACGGAAGCGGGCCTCGGGGATGGCGGGCGGCCGCGTGGGCAGGCCGAAGGCCTCAAGCAGGGCGATGGTGCGCTCCAGCCCGTTGCGCTGCAGCCAACCCAGGCGCACCGACATGCGCGCCGCCATGACCATCCCGGCCGCCACGGCCTCGCCGTGGAGCCAGGTGCAGTAGTCGGTGTAGGTCTCGATGGCGTGGCCGAAGGTGTGGCCGAGGTTGAGCAGCGCACGCTCACCGGCCTCCCGCTCGTCAGCGGCGACCACCTCGGCCTTGTTGCGGCACGACTCGGCCACGGCGTGGGCCAGGGCCTCGGGGTCGCGGCGCCGCAGGGCATCGACATGCGCCTCGAGCCAGTCGAAGAAGGCGGGATCGCGGATCAGGCCGTACTTGACGACCTCGGCCAGGCCGGCGTTGTATTCGCGCTCGGGCAGGGTGGCGAGGACCCCCGTATCCGCCACCACGGCACGCGGCTGGTGGAAGGCGCCGATCATGTTCTTGCCACGCGGATGGTTGACCCCGGTCTTGCCGCCCACCGAGGAGTCGACCTGGGCCAACAGCGTCGTGGGCACCTGGATGTAGCCCACCCCGCGCTGGTAGGTAGCCGCACAGAAGCCGGCCATATCACCGACCACGCCACCGCCGAGGGCGATCACCGTGGCCGAACGGTCGAAGCGCCCCTCGATCAAGGCGTCATAGACCTGCTCACAGGTCTGCAGGGTCTTGTAGCGCTCGCCGTCGTGCAGGGTCACCGACTGCACCTCGGCACCCGGAACGGCCAGGCGCTCGGCGTAGAGCGGTGCCACGGTCTCGTTGCTGACCAGCAGCGCCCGATCCGCCACCAGATGCTCGGCCAGCACCCCCTGATCCAGCACTCCGTCCCCGATGTAGATCGGGTAACTGCGCTCCCCGAGCTCGACCCATTGTGTCCGCATGCCCGCTCCTGCTGCCTGTCCGCTCTCGTTCATCCGTCTCATCGTCATCGACTAGGAGGGCTGCCCCTGCAGCGCCTCGACGATCCGCCGCGCCACGCTCCGCGCCCGCCCGCCGGTCGTCTCCACCACCACGTCGGCCACCTCCCGGTAGAGCGGATCCCGCTCGGCGAGCAGGCTCTGCAGCCGCGCCTCGGGGTCGTCACTCTGCAGGAGCGGACGGTTGGTGTCGTGGCGGGTGCGCTGCAGCTGCACCGATACCGGCGTGTACAGGTAGACCACCACCCCCCGCGCGCCCAGCAGGTCACGGTTGGCCGGCGTCGTGACCGCACCGCCGCCGGTGGCCACCACGACGCCGTCCCGGCCCGTCAGCTCGTCGATCACTGCCGCTTCGCGGGCCCGGAACCCGGCCTCGCCCTCGATATCGAAGATCCACGGGATGCTCACCCCGGTGCGCGCCTCGATGGCGGCATCGCTATCGATGAACTCCAGACCCAGCAGGTTGGCCAGCTCGCGCCCTACAGTGCTCTTGCCTGCCCCCATGGGGCCGACCAGAAAGATCCGCGACGGTGTTCTCCAGTGTGCCATGACGGCACTTTACCACCACCGACACGGGGCTCGGTATGGCAGAGTAGGCGGCCATGGATCCGCAACAAACGCGCCAAGGCCGTCAGCACATCCTCTTCGACGCCGACCGCATATCGACCCCGGACGCCGAACTCTTCGAGCCGGACGCCCTGGCGCGTTCCGGCCGCATCGCCGGGCGGCCGGGCGGCGGCCGCGGCAGCGCCTGTTTCCTTCAGGTCGGCGGGATCCCGGCGGTCCTGCGGCCCTACCGCCGCGGCGGACTCCTCGGCCCGCTGCTCGGCGACTGCTATGCCCGGGGCCGCCTCCACGCCTCGCGCCCCTGGCGCGAATGGTGGCTGCTCGCCCAACTCCACGAGGAGGGCTTCCCGGTGCCCGCCCCCCTGGCCGCCCGCGTGCGGCCGGCGGGGCCGTGTTACCGCGCCGAGATCCTCATCGAGCGACTGCCCGCCGACACCCTGACCGAGGTCCTGCGCCGCGGACCGTTACCCGCCGAGCGCTGGTACGCCATCGGCGCCTGCATCGGTCGACTGCACCGGCGCGGCCTGGATCACGCCGACCTGAACGCCCACAACATCCTGCTTACCGCCGACGGCACCATCCATGTCATCGACCTGGATCGGGCTTGCCTGCGCCCGCACGGCGGCCACTGGACGCGCCGCAACCTCGCCCGCCTGCAGCGCAGCCTGACCAAGATCGCGCGCAGCGACGACGCCGTGGAGCCGGTGCCGGAAAACCACCTGGCCGCCCTGCGTCAGGGCTGGCACAAAGCGCTTGAGGAGTCCGCCTAGCGATGCCCCGTGATCCTTCCACACCGCCCGACTCGGTCTGCCTGCTGCGCCTGTCGGCGATCGGCGACTGCAGCCACGTGGTCCCCGTCGTACAGACCCTCCGTCAGCACTGGCCGGAGACCGCGATCACCTGGGTGATCGGCAAGACCGAATACCGCCTGTTCGGCGACCTGCCGGGGGTGGAGTTCATCGTCGTCGACAAGGGCGACGGGCTGTTCGGCGCCGTGCCGAAACTCCGCCGGGACCTGGCCGACCGCCGTTTCGACCTGCTGCTGCACATGCAGGCGTCGTGGCGGGCCAACCTGCTCTCCACGGCCATCCGCGCCGACACCCGCATCGGCTTCGATCGCCCCCGCGCCCGCAACGGGCAGCGGTGGTTCACCCACCGCGCGATCGCCGGGCCGGCCCGGGTCCACGTCCTCGACGGCTTCTTCCAGTTCCTTGAGGCGGCCGGCCTGCAGGCGCGCACCCTACGCTGGGACCTCCCGGTGCCCGCCGAGGCCGAAGCCGAGGTGGCGGGACGGCTCCCCGACCAGCCGTTCCTGACCATCAGCCCGTGCAGCTCGATCCGCGCCCGCAACTACCGCAACTGGTCGGCCAGCCAGTACGCAGCGGTGGCCGAGTACGCTTATCAGGAGCACGGCCTGGCGCTGGTCTTGACCGGCGGCCCCACGGCGCTGGAACGGGAGTACGCCGACGCCATCACCGCCCTGACCAGCGCACCGGTGGTCGATCTGGTCGGCGCCACCTCGCTGAAAGGGCTGCTAGCCGTCCTGCAACGCGCCAGCGCCTTCGTCGGCCCCGATTCCGGGCCGCTCCACCTGGCCAATGCCAGCGGGGTGCCGGTGGTCGGGCTCTACGCCACGTCGAACCCGCAGCGCACGGGCCCCTACCTGAACCTGGACTACGTCGCCAACCGCTACCCGGAGGCACTCAAGGCGGAGCTCGGCCAACCGGTGGAAGCGGTCCGCTGGGGACGCCGGGTGCGCGACCCCGAGGCCATGGACTGGATCACCGTGGCCGATGTGGCCGCGCGGCTGGACGCGGCGCTGGCCGACCGCGGCGCATCCGGTCGGTCCGCCGCGGCAGGCAGCTAGCCGCGGCTGCGAATGCGCGCGATCAGGTCCGTGGTCGATGCGCCGGCGAGCAGGGGCAGGACCTCCACCGAGCCGCCGGCGGCGACCACGACGTCGTGGCCGGCGATCTGCTCGGGCTGATAGTCCCCACCCTTGACCAGCCGGTCCGGCAACACCGCCTCGATCAGCCGCGCCGGGGTGTCCTCGCTGAACGGCACCACCCAATCCACCGTGTCCAGGGCGGCAAGCACCGCCATGCGCTGCGCCAGGGGCGTGACCGGCCGTTCCGCCCCCTTAAGCCGCGCCACCGAGGCATCGTCGTTGACCGCCACCACCAGCCGCTCGCCGCGCCGGCGGGCCCGCTGCAGGTAGTCGACATGACCGGCGTGGAGCAGGTCGAAGCAGCCGTTGGTCATGACGATCCGTTCGCCCGCCGCACGGGCCTGGCGCACCGCTGCCAACAGGCCCGGCTCGTCCACCACCCCGGAACCCGCTGCCGGGGCCGGGCCACCGCCCAGCGCCGCCTCCAGCTCTGCCGGGGTGACCGTGGCGGTCCCCAGCTTGCCCACCACGACTCCGGCGGCCACGTTGGCCAGAGCCGACGCATCGGCCAGATCCACCCCGGCGCCCAGGGCAGCGGCGAGCGTGGCGATCACCGTATCGCCGGCACCCGTGACATCGAAGACCTCTCGGGCCCGGGTCGGCAGATGCACCGCCACCCCCTCCCGCGGGGCGAGGGTCATCCCAGCCTCGCCCCGGGTCACCAGCAACGCCTCCAGCTCCAGATCGGCCGCCAGTTGCCTCGCCCGCTTGGCGATCTCATCGCCATCGGCGCACGGCCCGACCACTGCCTCGAACTCCGCCAGGTTGGGCGTCAGCAGGCTGGCACCGCGGTAGCGACGGTAGTCCGCCCCCTTGGGGTCGACCAGCACCGGCCGCCCGGCTCGGCGGGCGGCCTCGATCAACCCGGCCGGATCG encodes the following:
- the pilQ gene encoding type IV pilus secretin PilQ, giving the protein MLLIALPVFAAPPDPFQGRVDEEGATRPEPALRTLPLVHAEAAQLAELLRDETGVLSESGHASVDERTNTLILQDTPARLEEAEQLVRELDRANRQVMIEARIVLASGEYSRELGSRLGLSSERGDGHFAFDSLPGSNDAAVGDGLLAELPPVGEGARLSVSVGEVGERLLQLELSAMEAEGHGRVVSSPRVLTTERQAARIEQGVQIPYQETAESGATAVAFQDAALSLTATPQVTEDDAVSLALRVTKDAVGQIYEGVPSIDTQAVTTHLRVQAGETIVLGGVREHEQRKQRQRVPWLGELPLIGWLFRQRMSEQSHHELLVFVTPRLVEDGPSSSTAVDDAAPRPHIDSPSRTTEDDW
- a CDS encoding deoxyguanosinetriphosphate triphosphohydrolase: MSLHTTPPRPCAVTETASRGRRHEEPHPGHRSEFQRDRDRIIHCGAFRRLEYKTQVFVNHVGDLYRTRLTHTLEVGQIARTSAQALGLNIDLVEAIALAHDLGHTPFGHAGQDALAGRMEGLGGFEHNIQSLRVVDDLEKRYATFDGLNLTFETREGLLKRCTVERAQQLGPVAERFVHGGQPTLEAQLVNVCDGIAYNSHDVDDGLRSGLISVPECRETTLLGPLFAEVETAYPNLDERRTIYEVVRRMINVQVEDLIRESAARIDAAAPADVEAVRRHPGPLIGFSEDMARRHQDLKDFLFQRLYRHFRVARMVRKSHAVVQGLFDALLDEPQLMPDQPRDAAHRGEARHGLPGRARAVADYIAGMTDRFAIEEYRRLFRPEELT
- the aroB gene encoding 3-dehydroquinate synthase; protein product: MRTQWVELGERSYPIYIGDGVLDQGVLAEHLVADRALLVSNETVAPLYAERLAVPGAEVQSVTLHDGERYKTLQTCEQVYDALIEGRFDRSATVIALGGGVVGDMAGFCAATYQRGVGYIQVPTTLLAQVDSSVGGKTGVNHPRGKNMIGAFHQPRAVVADTGVLATLPEREYNAGLAEVVKYGLIRDPAFFDWLEAHVDALRRRDPEALAHAVAESCRNKAEVVAADEREAGERALLNLGHTFGHAIETYTDYCTWLHGEAVAAGMVMAARMSVRLGWLQRNGLERTIALLEAFGLPTRPPAIPEARFRELMSVDKKNRGGQLRLVLLRSVGDAVVTGEFAPEALTDTLVEAV
- the aroK gene encoding shikimate kinase AroK, producing the protein MAHWRTPSRIFLVGPMGAGKSTVGRELANLLGLEFIDSDAAIEARTGVSIPWIFDIEGEAGFRAREAAVIDELTGRDGVVVATGGGAVTTPANRDLLGARGVVVYLYTPVSVQLQRTRHDTNRPLLQSDDPEARLQSLLAERDPLYREVADVVVETTGGRARSVARRIVEALQGQPS
- a CDS encoding 3-deoxy-D-manno-octulosonic acid kinase — protein: MDPQQTRQGRQHILFDADRISTPDAELFEPDALARSGRIAGRPGGGRGSACFLQVGGIPAVLRPYRRGGLLGPLLGDCYARGRLHASRPWREWWLLAQLHEEGFPVPAPLAARVRPAGPCYRAEILIERLPADTLTEVLRRGPLPAERWYAIGACIGRLHRRGLDHADLNAHNILLTADGTIHVIDLDRACLRPHGGHWTRRNLARLQRSLTKIARSDDAVEPVPENHLAALRQGWHKALEESA
- a CDS encoding glycosyltransferase family 9 protein — encoded protein: MPRDPSTPPDSVCLLRLSAIGDCSHVVPVVQTLRQHWPETAITWVIGKTEYRLFGDLPGVEFIVVDKGDGLFGAVPKLRRDLADRRFDLLLHMQASWRANLLSTAIRADTRIGFDRPRARNGQRWFTHRAIAGPARVHVLDGFFQFLEAAGLQARTLRWDLPVPAEAEAEVAGRLPDQPFLTISPCSSIRARNYRNWSASQYAAVAEYAYQEHGLALVLTGGPTALEREYADAITALTSAPVVDLVGATSLKGLLAVLQRASAFVGPDSGPLHLANASGVPVVGLYATSNPQRTGPYLNLDYVANRYPEALKAELGQPVEAVRWGRRVRDPEAMDWITVADVAARLDAALADRGASGRSAAAGS
- the hldE gene encoding bifunctional D-glycero-beta-D-manno-heptose-7-phosphate kinase/D-glycero-beta-D-manno-heptose 1-phosphate adenylyltransferase HldE, which gives rise to MTPPLPGFRDVRVVVAGDLMLDRYWHGATQRISPEAPVPVVRVDGAEERPGGAANVALNVAALGGEAQVVGPTGSDEAADRLAELLEAAGVGQRFHRIAGADTITKLRVISRHQQLIRLDFERGFPGFDHAAMLALLEPALADAAVLVLSDYAKGALPDPAGLIEAARRAGRPVLVDPKGADYRRYRGASLLTPNLAEFEAVVGPCADGDEIAKRARQLAADLELEALLVTRGEAGMTLAPREGVAVHLPTRAREVFDVTGAGDTVIATLAAALGAGVDLADASALANVAAGVVVGKLGTATVTPAELEAALGGGPAPAAGSGVVDEPGLLAAVRQARAAGERIVMTNGCFDLLHAGHVDYLQRARRRGERLVVAVNDDASVARLKGAERPVTPLAQRMAVLAALDTVDWVVPFSEDTPARLIEAVLPDRLVKGGDYQPEQIAGHDVVVAAGGSVEVLPLLAGASTTDLIARIRSRG